A region of the Pygocentrus nattereri isolate fPygNat1 chromosome 27, fPygNat1.pri, whole genome shotgun sequence genome:
CATAACCATCCCTTGAAAGGTTCATTAGGGCAGAGGTTCCCAGTCAGAGGGCCAGGAGGAAGAGAGACTTGAAAATGTTGCTTCCGTTTCCAACAAACCATCTCTGAGGCAGTGCTTTCTGCGGTGTTGGAAAAGAAGACTGAATTGCAGAGCAGACtggacaaaaaacaaacactcttAAGGTGACACTTTCTCACATCACCCCTCAAATGGACTCTCCTGATACAGGGAAACAGGCACAAAGATTCCACTGATTCAGTAATATTGGCaagtttcagtgttttataagcaactatgatgttttatgtttatgcaaGGAAAATATGTGTTATATGTTTTCTAGTTCCAAAATGTTTCAATGTTAACATTACAATGTTACTTTATTGtatacttcttcttcttcttcttcttcttcttcttctttcggctgctccctttaggggtctccacagcggatcatctgcctccatcttgccctatccattgcctcctctactttcacaccaaccagctccatgtccaccttcactacatccataaaccttctctgaggtctacctcttctccttctacccggcagctccatctccaacattctttgcccaatatatccactattcctcctcaacacatgtccaaaccatctcaacctggcctctctggctttatctccaaactgctccaccttcactgtccctctgatctgctcatctctaatcttgtccatccttgtcactcccaaacTTTATTGTGTACACTGTATTGCATATATTACAGTCCACCATGcctctgctgcagctcattgtaCACCATCGAGGAGCTCAGTATGATTTAATTAAGTGACCTACAGTATATGACCAAATGAAACAGTTAACATGTTGCACTGTCTTACTATAGAAACTAAAATATGAAGccttatttattataaaatttttttgctttcagttcTGATCTGTTAATGTGAATGAGATCTTTTGACTTCAACTGATTCTGATGCAATGCATCATCACAGACCCACGAGTGACAGATATGAGGGTTATTAGGACTTTCTTGTCACTCATGTTTTCCATAATTAGGAATTATAAATAGCTATTGAGGTGTTCAGTGGCCTTGTCTACAACCTCACTAATGAATGTCCATCAACATAGATATATACAgtttacagctgtttaaaccacTTTTGGGCCAGAATATTTTAAAGATGTGAGTTTAATAATAgttttgtaaagaaaacaaataacatgAAACCCGCTCTTCATAAAATCAGACACTCTTTGATAAACATGAAACTGAGTGGTGAAGCTAAACATACCCAAAGCaatattaaataaatcattattattgaACAGCTAGTTAACTAAACCTTTGTAACCTTTGTTTACATAACTGAAAAGTAAGAGTAAAatttaaatgtcaaaacaaagcaaagttCATGCTAAAGAAGcaccttccctgtgataaaattgcAGAAACACACTGCCTGGAGttgcttattgcttttataaaacagtggccaacataaaatatattaaaatacacaatGTTTTAGATCATTTCCTAagttattactaataataatcaacataaacacaTATTCCAACAAGAAATGTAGCTCCTTTAGAGCACGGTATCGCTACTAAGCAGCCATTCTGAGGAGAAGAACGTTCAGTCGCCAATCATTGTAAGTTATACTGCAGACATTATAAAAACTCTTTTTCATATAACAGTGAACACGTAACACATCactgttaaatgtaaatattttcagtGTATAAGCACTTTTCGGTCACTAAATTACCACTGCAAGTCTTCTGCCCGTCCAACGACGCCACTTTTCTTATGcaggggctgaatctcaaacagctccctgctccctacctAGTGTACTATGTAGGAATTGAAATACTTACTCCTGCACCCcaacaatgaaaaatatcatttgTGATTCATCCACATTCATACTCAACAAGCAGTTCACTATTCAACAGCAGAATCTAGAATTTCTAAGCTTATTGTTACACAGCACACTATTTATTTATGGAGTATGGAGCTGTTTGGTGATTCAGCCTTCGTTTGatgctacttctgactgaagcatgaacatttgaagtgtgtaatgttgcattttctgcttctcacaaagTAATCAAGTaatgccaaacacattcagtgatgctgaggccTGGATTTTGGTGTGGGAGCaactttttgtttgatttgcaaactTCTTTTTGTACAGCTTTGAGTGCTGTTTTCTCCCAGTGAAACTCCCGTTTTTCACTTACTTTCTTTTGACTGGGCCCTCCTTTGTCTAAGTGTgctcttatatctaatctcaacAGGACGGCAGtttgtccatttatttattagtttattatattaatttgtCTGGTAATAGAACTATAGATAAACATTGTCAAACAAAAGTCCAACAGAAGTAATGCACTTGGGTTTCTTGCTGAGGCTAATTTGGGCGGTCTGATTAGACTCTAGTCTTTTTTCACTGATTTGCATCCCCTGTGCCTGGATGAGTTTTATAATTCATACAAGTATTTCTGCAATGTCAGAAATGACTAACcaaacaataaacaagcaaaaatgcaaatatattttgCAACACAAAGCACTCTGAGTCTGAGTGAAGTACCCAAAAGTGTTTCCTAACCACTCCCTACCACTGTGCGTCAAATGTACCTGGCGGGAACTGACGGAGGAGTGGAGCGGCAGATGGGGAGAGCAATGAGTAATGACTAAGATGTCAAGAAACATCTCAAATctgctttaacagtgtttttgtAACTTCTGGTTTGATATTGTCTCACTTGATCCACCCATAGCTTGGATTTTTCAACAACgttgatctaaaaaaaaaacaaagcacaggTATACATCTTCAGCTCTAaatcatttgcataattttcACATGGCTTAACAGAACTAAAGAGACACTTTGCTGTAGCCTGGGGGAATATCATTAACAACGACACTACGACCAGTGATAATTAGGGAGAAGTATGATGAATAAAGGATGTCATTAGATGATATAAAAGTCAAATAAGTGCTTGtggcaatatagtataataGATCCATTAAATATGGATTAACATAATGGTTCAGGTGAAGAGTATGAAATAATAggataagtgagagagagaacttgCGTCATGTGATAATATGCTTGTGGAAAAAGTGGACAAAAGCTTGAGCCTCAAATTCAGCCCTGTACCAGCTAAGTGAAGGTGTGCCAGTGAAAGTGCAGCTGAGCTAATAGGCTTGTGATAAACCTGCACTTTCTGACGTcctctgactctgactcactGTTCTGGCTGCACACTGCACAGTGTCTGGAGTGACCACCAGGCTCATTATTCCAAAAGGGAGTGTGGAATCAAAAGAGTGCATTTCCCCATAGATGGTGCCAGGCACATGTGTAAACATTCAGAAAGTTAATGACCTGATCACAAGCGCACAAGCGAGTGCTTGTGTGGTGCTGGAGTCTatattgggtggaaggcaggtgacaccttggacaggttgccagtccatcacagggcagacactaAGATATATACATTCTCAGACCCACTCACaacaggggcagtttagcatttCCAGTTTGCCTGGCCGTATgtatttggactgtgggaggaaaccttAGCATTctgaggaaacccacgcagacgcAGAGAGGATGTGCaatctccacacagaaaggaaccTGGCTGCCCAGCCAGGGAATGAAACccagcactacccactgtgccaccccATACCAAaataattgaactgaattgaaagGGGGTGAAATCTGAAGGTTCACATATATTAAATTGTGTTAATGCTTTTGTTTACAGCCCCTTCTAAACATCATTAAACAACATCCAAGCACTAATCAGGTAAATATGAGGTGCAAACTCCAAAGTAggtaattattttcaaaaatatgatGGGAAGTTAGGAAGCAATGACAAAAATTCAGGTAAAAATTTGCATAATATTGTGATGTTCAATAATATCAGTTAACAGCCCAAGACTATTTCTCAAAGCATCATAAATGAATCAgggtgaggtcagagatttacacccctaCAGTATCTGAATGGAAGTGCGTTTCACTTCACAGCTCAGCAACAGTAAAGCAGACAAGAGCAAAGTAATATTGGAGCACAATCGTGAAAGGAGCCAAAGAGCCACCTGCAGTGTCCCTCAGGCAGAGGGCAATCTCACCAACAGCTCAGCTGTTGTACTAATAATCCGCACTCACAGCACAGAGCAGAGCAACCAAATCTGCCGCCAATCACCAATCCGGCTCTCCACGCTGCTGAAGAAGCACTCGTTAGGGGGCAGTTGTTTCACACTGGCATTAGTGCTGGTGCTAAAGTGACACACAAAGAGTGCCTTGTTGCCTTTGTGGGCAGTCATTACTCAATCTCAGTGGCAGCTGTAATTACATCTCTTTTTTCCCAGCATCCCCGTGTTTACCCTATGTGACTCTGAGACACAAAGATTGGGCCTGAATCATAAAACACCCTTCTTTCCTCTGGTCATAAAGAGTCTCATCTCTGCCATATCTCAGAGGCAAAGCCCCCCATATTGTGGGATGATTCACTGCATGATTCTCTGGCAATTGTGTCTGCCTCTTCAAAATGCCCATGTATTTCATGCTTGATTACCGGCTGCCAGCTTAGAGTTTATGCATCCAACCAATGGCAAAAACTCACGGCTGAGCCGGCGGCTGTTCTGACCCACTGCCTGTGGCTCTGCCCTAGGATTTTATTTTGAGCTCAGCTTAGTTTTGAATGAACGTCTAGGGTGCGCATGTTATAACAGATGAAGGCCATGGGCTTCACGCCTGCCTCGCTTACTGAACAGTTTGATCAGAAATCTCTCTAGTGATATACAATATCTGTCTAGTTTCTCTCcatttatttaatagaaaaattttcattttgttagCTGATATTTAAACTCTGTATGTGGGACCATGCTTCACTTTCTCACTGTACATGCTTTATGACATTTTGATATTGCAATGCAAAACAGTGACAATGCTCTGTGAAGATTCCAAGGTTCTCTTAATGATTTAACACCGTTGCATTGTTTGAATGCCAAAGTGTCCAGAAAACGATCAGCAGCCCACGCCAGCACTCTGGTCTGAGTGTATCATTACACCCTTAATGACTACATCACTTACATTAGTTTCAAAGTAGTTGCTGAAGAATAGTTCAAGTCTTAAGAATAATATCTGAACAATTATCTAGGAATCAAGAAGTTAATGAAGGCTGCATAAACAAAAACGTGTTTAAATTCAAACGGTTtctatttcttaaaaaaaaaaaaaaaaaaatcataatcaaatcattGTGAGATCTCAGATTTAAACCCCTACTAGAGATGCCACTGATCTGATACCAGGTCTCAGTATCAGGCCGATATCAGCAGAAAGTGCTGTATCACAAATCAAATGAGAACAAAAAATGAATCTGATCAAATTTAATCAagttttaaattgaaaaaaCACCTGATCTGTATCTGTTTTGGCTACAATAAAAGACTTTACACTCCATGCTTGTTGTGACTGTTAGCTATGCAAAAGTTGCAAGGCAATTTCATCGTCTTCTCAACAAACAACATTTGATTGCATGGTAGACAGTATTCTTTCTGAATGTTTATCTCTTATCCTGTAACTACTGTgcaaagtcagaaaccacctttatttaattaacggtcaaacggccattaagtacaaattattttcCAGAACATATTTCTGAATAGATTAGATATAAGCTGCTTGCATAAAGAATGGGAAAATCAACTGAAAATAAGATTTAAAAACTGGAGTCCTAAACCAAAAACAGTTAACAGATACAGAGACAATGGGACTCCTAGCAACCAcataagacctggtagaccaccaaaactgtcaccctCACATAAACAGCACCTGAAGCTGATTttctgagaaagaggagaacatcaagctgcttcagatctgaaaagtccacaggagtttctgtccatccttccactgtgagaagacatcaacactatgggtctgaaaggatgtgcagctgttgctgagaaaaggaaaaaactaagaaaaaaagaagctgttggtgttcttagaacaacagactgaccactccggagtccagatctcaacaacactgagtgtgtttgggattacttggattatcagaagcagaaaacatacatttctaagactgaacattgtaggtgtggaaaaacatcattGCAGATTTCAGCAAAATGCTAAAAGCTAGTCTCCCAATAAGAATGGAAGCTGACAGAAGGCAGAacacaaatactgaaaaatctgtattttatttagtcTGTGTAACCTTCTGATAAACATTGTtcctttgcatgttttttttcctgatgatgaaaaattaataacataaTGGCAATTAAGGAAATGAAACAACTTCTGACTTCTACACATCAGCCTACTGCATGTTACTCACTCTGCCTGAACATAATGGTTAGAACACTTCAGACCTAAGAAATAATGtgtttctgtgaagctgctgtaTTTGGAATTCGAAAAATGTTCTAACACAGGGGGACACGCACACATTAGAAAAATAAGGTCACATTATAAATAAACTGTTTGACCCAGCATTTGAGAGACTGTCACAAAAGACCTTTCTGACCTAAAAACGAAATGCTGCATATTAAGACCCCAAGGCCTCATGCTACATTTGCATTTTCAAgtcaacaaaacagacaaattgTTTCATTAGCAAAGTTCATGTTGTGTGGTCATTGATGCTTTAAAACAAGATCATTTGCAAGTACTTTAAGTTACAATGATGCTGAGCCATTTTTCTGGAAAAATTTAATATACCATTCAACTACCATTTGTTTTTCAAAGGCATAGTATGGCTAAACCACATCCTGACTACTTTTTGAGAATCATCATGAGGCTCAACAGcaatgaaataaacacagagCATAGAACCATAGACTTTCTTGAAACCAACACTTTTACCTTCATCAGATCAAAGTGAACTTGATTGGGTGAAACATGTTCTGAAAATAGCAGAAATTCTGAGATTGAAACATAGGAGGTGACCCAAAATTTCAAAGCAACAAAGAGGTCCAAAATTCAGGACAGTGACCTTTTTGTTTCACCTCAGTTTACTCCGTCATGGTTCAAGTCCTTCCAACTGTGAAACTCCAGCACATGGCACTTCTTTCCCGACAAGAGCGGCTTCAATTTGGACAGTCACTTAACTATCCTCATCTCTCCATCCGTCTCGAAATGGCCAGATTCACCTCAGGCAAGTGAAGCACTCTGCATAAATGGTCCACGTTTCAGGGCTAAGGTCAATGACCCTTTGCTTCACCCCTGCCTCCTCCTTCATGATTTAAATGACTAGCCAGTTCCTGGATCACAGCAACTTTACCAATCTGATcgttcctcctcctctccatgATCAAGTCCTCCAAACTCTGAAACTCCAGCACATGGCACTGCTTGCCCGGCAAGTGCAGCTTCAACCTGTACGGCTGCTTGCCTATCCTCAGTTCCCCTCCCATCTTGAACTCCCTCCTGCCAAACTTGCACCAGGCAGCGAAACACTCAGAGTTCCTCCAGCTTAGATCTCTGCCTGTGATGCCTACCTGCTCCAAGGCTTTCTGTACCACCGCATCCGGGCTGAGGGGTCTAAACCTGTAGACCTCATTGACCACCCTGCCTCTTCTGCCCTGGCTGGCTTGACCCAGGAAACTGCTCTTTACTTCAGCTCGGTGGAGGTGGACCACCTGGGACCCTCCAACATACACAGTCCAATGAGGGTACTGCCCAGCAGCCACAAACTCCACCAGATCCCCTGGCCTGCAGGTGTGGAGCAACTGCTCTGGAGCCAAAGTCTCAGCTGGACTCTttttctcatacacacactcctccCGGTGGAACACGGCGCACGGCAGCTCATCGTCCCGCCTCCTGTGCTCTCCTTCCGGCCAGGCCCCCTTCTCCTCTCCATGCTCGTCGCGGTCCTGGTCTTGGTCCTCCTCCTCGTCGTCGTCGTCATCCGTGGCGAAAACATAAGACACGCCAATCCTCGGGGTGTCCTCTCCTGGATCCGGATCAGTCGTGGGGACCTCGGCGTAAGTCAGGGGAGCGGGCTTGTCTCCGTGGTTCCCCATGCTAAAGAGGGGCAGCCGGAGCTCCAGGAGAACCAGCCACTCTCCGCCTGCAAACGACAGCACAGAACAAGAAATGTGCAAAAGAGAGAACCAGGTGCCCGAACAAACGCAGCCAGGTTACGCTCGCGTGCATGACTGCGTATCTATATTGATCTTCACGGACTTTCTCCGGTGTAAATATGACACAGATACTCTACTTTTGTAGATTTAATCAagcccccccccaacacacacacacacacacacacacacacacacagttacgcTCTCATGTCTGATTTCACAACTGCAGTGCCCTTAACTGACTTCGTCCGGTGTAAACAACACGATGCTGAAGTTCTTACTCACCCACTCCCAAAAAACATCCCCACTTTACGCCCCCCTGCTTCACTCACAGCCGCGCTCAGTCTGCCGGAGCTGATTAAACCGTATAGCAACACAGGCGGGGACTCCGAAGACATCCAGTGGCCACAACTCACCGATGTGGTGAAGTTCAGTTCCTGATTTCTGCAGATCATCCACGCAGATCCTCGATTCGCCCAAAGTTGCTCTGAACCGCCAGGCTGCATCAGCTAACTGAGCCGAGAGAGCCGGCAAACCCGGTCAGCTCCAGAGCTTAGAGGACAAGAAGCGTTTCGCACGGAAAAGTTCATGACCAACGGACTGACAGACGGCGTGCCGGACAGCGAGTCTACTagcgctgagagagagagagagagagagagagagagagagagagagagagagagagagagagagagagagagagagagacagacagagagagacacccacagagagagagagagacacccacagacagacagacagacagagagagagagagagagagcgagagctccTCGTTTAAAGCTGTAGCGCCGTTTCACTGAACAACCTGTTACCCAAGCAGCCTGAGGCACATCGAGCAGCGGAGCTCATGAGTGCGACTTTTATTCCCCCCACCTGTATTCTGACAAGCCCCGCCCCTcgtgctgtgattggctgatagTATCCCGCTTACTATACTAAAACAGGATTGGTTGACAGCATAACGGTTCGTGCACGATGATTGACTAGTAATTCACAATTCACACAAACTGTGTGGTGATAGGCTGGTAGCTTATACTACTGTCCAATCATAGCGCAGAAGGCGGAGCTTGTCGGAATACAAGTAGGAAAAAAAACGTGACACCATCGTTTCTGGTAGCTGTTGAATGATAGAGTTCACAGGAATAGCTGAGACACACAAAATTGCATTTCCCAATAGCAAATTAATATCCGTTATCacacaataaaagtcacttaggTTTGAAGGGACTCTCAATATTGTAGGTAAATTGGCTGCCATTGTGTGCAAGAAAATTACTTATCTGTCATAGTGTTCTTTGACTTTTACTTCACTTTGAGACTCATCAGAAAGAAAGTGTATGTGACTCAAATCCAATAACCACTAAGTTGTTGTATCAGCAAAGCCAAGCACTGGACATAGTCTGCTTTTGTTAAAAACACTTAATCTTTACAGAAACACCAACTCTGTGGTTAATCAAagtcacatgcacagacacttGGCTCTCAAAGTGTCTTGCAATAACTTCAGTAATATCATGGATGTATGAAACAGAAAACTGCAATGTAAACTTGTAAAAGACACCAGTAGAAAAGTTTTTGGCCCCTGACTTAAGCTTAATTGCTTATCAGTGTCAAAAAGTTCTGTATCACTGATGTAATCTTCTGTAATTTTGGATAATAGTTAAATACCAAGCAAGTCTTCCTCCAGCAGGTGGTCTGAATTCCTCAAAGAAAGCTAGTGAGTAAGTAGTAAATAAGTGAATAGTTTAATATCTACCAAGTGGCAAGCATGAATATATTAATGCTTGCTGCCTAAGGCTGTGAGGTTGAATGTCACCCCATGGCCTAAGCctagacattttaaaaatgggaaTCTACAAACGACAATATAACAACCTCTACAGGGTcaactatttaaaaatacagcatAATGAGGAGCTATAGAATGTACCAAACTGCACTGAGGCTGAAAACGTATATTTGTAGTCTGCACTGCAGTGAGGGAAAAATATGCAGGCAGAAGATgatgacagacagagatacacaATCAGTCATAGTCATCTTTTGGAGCCATTCTACAGTGTTGTCTCGTCTCATGCCTTTTTCTGTTCAGAGTGTTGAATGTATATGTGCTGTCCTCAGGTGACATGACCTATTTCGGaccctcactgccccctggtgacACTGTGCGTTGTGTTGCGGTAGTAATTACAGCTgctgaggggggggggggggggggggggggggacgaGCATGGCTGTGGCTAATCCAGAAAGCGCCCCAGGAAGCTGTTTTGACTCCACGTTGCCTCAGGCAAGGACTGCATACCTAAACGTTTCTTAGGCGAAGGCTGTTggaacatgtttatttattcatttattcatatttatcatATACTTTTTACATATTGGTATATCATACTGTATTCTTTTTTGGTGGTGGGGGGATGTAACTTTTGTACCCATTTAATTACAAGAGCATTGTTCACAGTCCCATCAAACACGCTACAACAAAGAGGCCTAAAATGCAGGTTGACTTTATAAAACTAACAATTCTTCTCTAACACTGAGATGGATTGGTAAGGAACAAGGATAGGGGATCTTGTCATCTAGAGGAGAGGGATGGACAGGGGCAAAATAGAAGATCAGTGAAAGGGGTGAACTAGTGGAAGCGGAAGAGGAGCAGAATGGACGTTGGGAAGAAGGTGAGAGAGTGATGCACAGTAGATACACAATGGTCTCTAAACACTCATCATGCTGCACCAATATCTCTTATTTATCTTAACCAGTGGCATCAACAccatcataatcatcataatcGTTATCAACAACCACAACTATAAAGTTCAAATAGGGAAACAAAACCAGCATTCTTAATaaaggcaagaaaaaaaagaaaaacaaaacaaaacaaaaaaaaaacaatggtgaGGCCACTGAGGGGCTTTCAGCTCTGTAGCAATGCTACATAATCACAATAAAGGTTTAAACCCACACATATTCAACACACCTAGGTACGAACATAAAGGAGATGAAtggttttgtgtgttcatgtgagATCGCTCTCAGGCTCTTAGTGCTCTCTGGACTACAAAAACAGGAGCTGTAAACTCAGTCCTAATGAGTTTTCCTTCAACTGGCCAATGAATGAGTCTACAACCACTGAGTACATGCATACAACTGATTGCAGTCTACTGGGTGCCAAGCAACTCATTTATAAGGCAACgaaataaaaacatactaaaaacgctgtaaaaaaaatcaaactaaaaaagaaaatgaaaggatTAATCTTTGGTGTTACCACACAGTGAAGCATGAAAGTCAAAAATATGCTTACAGAGTAAATTTTGCTCCTATGCTGTGTTATTACCCAAAGGAACATGTTCCACGTGAATAACGAATGCCTAAATCTATACCCAAATTTCAACCAATGAATTGACGAAACTGATAAAGAAAAGTAAAATCATCCACGGGTGCTGTGCAAAaagtaataagaaaaaaaacattttgacagTTGCATACCCAGTTGAACCTCAAATCAGTCAGGTCACTCTTCTGAGATTTTGTGCA
Encoded here:
- the lratd2a gene encoding protein LRATD2a: MGNHGDKPAPLTYAEVPTTDPDPGEDTPRIGVSYVFATDDDDDEEEDQDQDRDEHGEEKGAWPEGEHRRRDDELPCAVFHREECVYEKKSPAETLAPEQLLHTCRPGDLVEFVAAGQYPHWTVYVGGSQVVHLHRAEVKSSFLGQASQGRRGRVVNEVYRFRPLSPDAVVQKALEQVGITGRDLSWRNSECFAAWCKFGRREFKMGGELRIGKQPYRLKLHLPGKQCHVLEFQSLEDLIMERRRNDQIGKVAVIQELASHLNHEGGGRGEAKGH